Within the Deltaproteobacteria bacterium genome, the region GGTGACCGCCACCCCCTCGGCGCCGGGATACGCGTACCAGGGACCCGAATAGGCCGCCACCTGGGCGTGGGCCCGCCGCGAGTTCTCGTTACGCGCGTAGAAATCACCGAGATAGCTCTTATCCTTGAGCACGATCTCGTTGGTGGGCGCGTATCCGGTGTTCTCCACCACAATCTTGGCGCCTTCCGGCCCGGTGGCGAACTGGATGTATCTCCACGCGGCCGCCTGCTTCTTGGGATCCCGTGTCAGCATGACGATGGCGGAGCCTCCCGTGGGGAAATACACGGTGGATTTGTCCTTCGCGGCCACGACGAGCGGGAGCAAACTCACCTGGAATCGCTCCCCGGCCCCGGCGACGACCCGCGTCAGGTAGGACGAGCTGTCGATGTAGATCCCGAGAGTGCCCGCCGCAAAGGCCTGACGCGCGGCCTTGCCGCCGTAGGTCTTCATGCCGGCTTCCTTGCCGAAACGCGAGTAGAGCTTTCCGGCCATGATCCCCGCCTCGCTGTCGAAGGTGATGTCGCTCTCATCCTCGTTCATGGGCCGGCCACCATAGGATCCCAGCATGCTCTGGAAACGCCAGTCATGCGCCGACACCCACACGCCGTCGATGTTGTCGCCGAGTGCGCTGATCTTGGCGGCCAGAGCGATCAAGCCGTCGAAATCGCGCGGGAAGTCGTCCACGGAGCCCCCGGCCTTGGAGACCAGTTCCGGGTTGACGTAGATCACCAGCGTCGAAGCGGAGGCCGCGATGGCGTACTGCTTGCCTTGGTACTGGCCGAGAGAACGCAAGGCCGGGGTGTAACCCGCTGCCTCGAACTTGGCGGCGTCGCCGATGAAGGGGTCCAGCTCCACCGCCAAACCGCGCGCCTGCAGGATGCGCCAGCGATTCAAGCCGAGGAACGCCACGTCGGGCAGCTTTTTGGCCACCGATTCCCGGAGCAGGCGCTGAACGCCCGCCGCATAGTTCTCCGCGGGCGCCTGGATCTCGAGCTTCACGTCCGGGTTCGCCTTCATGAACGCATCGGCGACCTTCTCCTGCACCTTCGCCCACAGATTCGGGTGGGCATAGTGCAGGGTCAGCGTCACGTCCGCGGCCGTGGCCGAACCTGTGGCCAGGAAGCACGCCAGCATCATTGCGAAAACGATCCTTCTCATCGGAAACTCCTTTCCTGTTCCATGCCGTCCGGGTCCGGACGGCGCCTCTGTTGCTCGTGCGACGCGAATGCGCGTCATCCCTTGAGTCCGCTCATGGTAATGCCTTGGACGAACTTCCGCTGGGCGACCAGAAACGCGATCACCAGGGGCGCGGTGACCACCGTCGCCGCCGCCATCAGCGGGCCGAAGTCCGAGCCCGCCTCCTCGTCGCGAAAAAACAGGATGCCTCGCGGCGGTGTCGCGAGGTTCGGGTCGCTGATCGCGATCAGCGGCCAGAAGAGGTCGTTCCAATGGGCGACCACGGAGAAAATGGCGAAGGCGCTCACCGCCGGCCAAGCGTTGGGGAACGCGATGCGCCACACGATGGCCGTCTCGCTCAATCCGTCGATGCGCGCCGCGTCGATGATGCTGGCGGGAACCGTGGCGAAGAACTGCCGGAAGAGAAAGATGCCGAACACCGAAGCGACGAACGGAAGGATCAGCGCCGTGTACGTATCCAGCAGATCGAGTTGTGCGAAACCCAGGAAAACCGGGATCGCCGTCACGTGGTAGGGCACCAACAGACCAGCCAGCACCAAGCCGAAGAGCAACCAGCGAAGGCTGAACCGCCGATGGGCCAGGGCGTAGGCGCAGGGCACGGCGATGAGAATCTGAAAGAACAGGATGCCGGCGCACACCACCACGCCGTTGAACAGAAACCGGAACAGCGGGACCTCGGCGAACGCCTTCAGGTAATTGCGCCACTCGATGCGGCTGGGGACGAGATCGATGCCGGGGGCGAAGATCTCCGCCGGGGGCTTGATGGAGAGCGAGAGCATCCACACGAACGGCAGCAATACGAGCGCCGCCCCGACGGCGAGGAACGCCAACATGATCGCCTGCCCCAACGAGAAGCGCGCTCTCATCGGTAGTGCACCCGCCTTTCCAGCAAGCCGAACTGCACGAGTGTCAGCGTCAGCACGAAGGCGAAGAAGACCATGGTCACGGCACTCGCGTATCCGGCCTTGAAGTAGACGAAACCCTCCCGGTACATGGCGTAGACCAGTGTATCGCTGGCGAAGCCCGGCCCGCCGCGCGTCAGCGTGGCGACCGTCTCGAAGACGCGGAACGCACGCGCCGCCGTGACCACGATGACGAAGAGCGTGGTGGGGCCGAGGAGAGGCCACGTGATGGTCCAGAACCGATCCCAGCCCGGGCGCACGCCGTCGATCTCCGCGGCCGCGTACAAGTGTTCGGGGATCGCGGCCAGACCGGCGAGGAAGAGGACCATGTTGTAGCCCACCGTTTCCCAGATGCCGATCACCGCCAGCGAATAGAGGACGATGCCGCGGTCCGAGAGCCACTCCTGGCCGGGCCATCCCATCAGCCCCAAGAGCTGATTCAGGAGGCCGACGTTCGGGTGCATCAGCATCTGCCACACCGTCGCCATGGCCACGAGCGTCCCGGCCACCGGCATGAAGTAGGCCGTGCGCAGGACTCCCGCGAGGGTCGCATTCCAGCTCGCCACCCGGTGGACGCCAAGGGCCACCAGCAAGGCGAGGAGCATCGACGCCGGCATGACGATGGCCACGTAGATCAGCGTGTTGACCACGGCGCGCCGGCCGATGGGGTCGGTAAAAAGGACGCTGTAGTTCTCGAGTCCGATCCAGGCGAAGCTCTGGGCACCGAGCTGGTAGTCGGTGAAAGACAGCACGGCCACGGCGAACACGGGTCCGAAGATCAGCACGAGCATCGCCACGGTGGCGGGGCCCACCAGCCACGCGTTGGCAAGCGCTTCGCGCAGCGCGTTGGGAAGGCGGCGTGTCATCATGCCGGTGCCGCCTCGGGCCGTTCCTGGGGCAACCGCGGCACGAGGCGGATCGCCAGCCGCGCCCCCGTCGACGCGTCGAAAAGGTGCGCCTGATCCGGGTTGAAGGCAAGACGGGTCTCTTCACCCGGCTGGCGCCACAACGAGTGGGCCGGAAGAATGGCGCGCATGGTTTCGCCGCCGGAGACGGCCACGGTCGCGACCGCGCTCGAACCGAGGTACTCCAGCCGTACCACCTTCCCGGCGATGAGGCCGTCCGCGGACGGGAACAGCGCCTCCGGACGCAGCCCGATGAGTATCCTTTCGCTCTCCGGGCGAGCGTCGAGGGCGAAGGATGCGAACGGCGGCGGCAGCTCTTCGGAACGCGTCGCGACCTCCACCAGATTCAAGGGATGGTCGCCGACGAAGGCCGCGATGTCCCGGGTCGCCGGACGCTCGTAGATCTCCCGCGGCGTTCCCGACTGGACGATGCGTCCGTCCAGCATCACGGCAATCTGATCGGACATGCTCATGGCCTCGGCCTGGTCGTGGGTGAC harbors:
- a CDS encoding carbohydrate ABC transporter permease encodes the protein MRARFSLGQAIMLAFLAVGAALVLLPFVWMLSLSIKPPAEIFAPGIDLVPSRIEWRNYLKAFAEVPLFRFLFNGVVVCAGILFFQILIAVPCAYALAHRRFSLRWLLFGLVLAGLLVPYHVTAIPVFLGFAQLDLLDTYTALILPFVASVFGIFLFRQFFATVPASIIDAARIDGLSETAIVWRIAFPNAWPAVSAFAIFSVVAHWNDLFWPLIAISDPNLATPPRGILFFRDEEAGSDFGPLMAAATVVTAPLVIAFLVAQRKFVQGITMSGLKG
- a CDS encoding sugar ABC transporter permease, encoding MMTRRLPNALREALANAWLVGPATVAMLVLIFGPVFAVAVLSFTDYQLGAQSFAWIGLENYSVLFTDPIGRRAVVNTLIYVAIVMPASMLLALLVALGVHRVASWNATLAGVLRTAYFMPVAGTLVAMATVWQMLMHPNVGLLNQLLGLMGWPGQEWLSDRGIVLYSLAVIGIWETVGYNMVLFLAGLAAIPEHLYAAAEIDGVRPGWDRFWTITWPLLGPTTLFVIVVTAARAFRVFETVATLTRGGPGFASDTLVYAMYREGFVYFKAGYASAVTMVFFAFVLTLTLVQFGLLERRVHYR
- a CDS encoding extracellular solute-binding protein, producing the protein MRRIVFAMMLACFLATGSATAADVTLTLHYAHPNLWAKVQEKVADAFMKANPDVKLEIQAPAENYAAGVQRLLRESVAKKLPDVAFLGLNRWRILQARGLAVELDPFIGDAAKFEAAGYTPALRSLGQYQGKQYAIAASASTLVIYVNPELVSKAGGSVDDFPRDFDGLIALAAKISALGDNIDGVWVSAHDWRFQSMLGSYGGRPMNEDESDITFDSEAGIMAGKLYSRFGKEAGMKTYGGKAARQAFAAGTLGIYIDSSSYLTRVVAGAGERFQVSLLPLVVAAKDKSTVYFPTGGSAIVMLTRDPKKQAAAWRYIQFATGPEGAKIVVENTGYAPTNEIVLKDKSYLGDFYARNENSRRAHAQVAAYSGPWYAYPGAEGVAVTDLIGAALVDVIEGADAEATVKKLAADVRSKLKMKK